A region from the Lolium perenne isolate Kyuss_39 chromosome 4, Kyuss_2.0, whole genome shotgun sequence genome encodes:
- the LOC127293957 gene encoding uncharacterized protein, translating into MKDTVVGQLLMLLIASGAAQAIASSTLGNETDRISLLEFKKAILLDPQQALVSWNKSTHLCDWEGVSCRTKDPRRVVSLRLANRGLVGQISPWLGNLTFLRNLALPTNILTGKIPPSLGRLRRLQTLYLSNNTLQGIIPSFVNCSGLKVLWLNNNGLTGQIPSDFPPNIQQLQFSSNDISGTIPPSLTNITVLKKISFAFNRIHGSIPDELAKLDGLEILYVGSNNLVGRFPAAILNLTSLIGLGLNTNMLGGELPPDLGNSLPNLQILSFAQNFFHGKIPHSFVNMSNVQVFDISTNNFTGVVPSSIGRLSKLVEFSIQMNKLEASHKQEWEFMISLSNCTELQVLSLASNHLQGHVPSALSNLSIQLQHLYLGQNQLEGSFPSGIANLPNLIIMGLDYNRFTGMVPPWLGSFKKLQKLSLSTNMFTGNIPSSLSNLSQLTELLLDTNRFSGHIPTGLGNFQSLATLSISNNNLHGGVPEGIFRIPTIAQVGLSSNNLHGQLPAEVGKAKQLMILLLSSNKLSGDIPSTLGDCRSLEDIELDNNIFNGSIPTSFGNLFSLKILNLSYNNLTGPIPDSLGKLELLEQLDFSFNHLEGKVPIHGIFMNTTATHIDGNKGLCGGSADLHLPACSVLSLSSSKHNLSLVLKVAIPLTCILSLSMVIFLLFQWRKNYMRRSMHMYSPSFDSKFPKVSYKDLATATDGFSASNLIGKGRYSSVYRGEILQDKNVVAVKVFCLETRGAQKSFIAECNALRNVRHRNLVRILTACSSIDSSGNDFKALVYEFMPKGDLHNFLYSMEDDGNSSKLRYISLAQRLSLVVDISDAVAYLHHNHHGSIVHCDLKPSNILLDSDMVAHVGDFGLARLQVYPEPSSSGNSTLSSSVAIRGTIGYVAPEYGGGGQVSTAADVYSFGVILLEIFIRKSPTDDTFKDGLSIAKFAEINFPDKMLQIVDPQLAQELYLRQEAPVADDSAVHCLRSVLDVGLCCTKSSPRERISMEEVAAKLHRITDASCIYGNLRGT; encoded by the exons ATGAAGGATACTGTCGTTGGGCAGCTTCTCATGCTGCTCATAGCTTCCGGTGCTGCACAAGCCATCGCCAGCTCCACCCTTGGGAATGAAACAGACCGGATTTCCCTGCTTGAATTCAAGAAGGCCATCCTCCTCGACCCACAGCAAGCCTTGGTGTCCTGGAATAAGAGCACTCACCTCTGCGACTGGGAAGGCGTCTCCTGCAGGACCAAGGATCCACGCCGTGTCGTCTCTCTTCGCCTTGCGAACCGAGGACTGGTTGGGCAAATCTCTCCTTGGCTTGGCAACCTGACGTTCCTGAGAAATCTAGCCCTGCCGACGAACATTCTTACTGGGAAAATCCCTCCGTCCCTTGGCCGCCTTCGTCGCCTTCAAACACTCTACTTGAGCAACAACACTCTCCAGGGGATCATTCCCAGCTTTGTCAACTGTTCCGGACTCAAGGTTCTGTGGCTGAACAACAATGGTCTGACTGGCCAAATCCCCTCAGATTTCCCTCCAAACATTCAACAGCTGCAGTTTTCGTCAAACGATATTAGTGGAACTATCCCCCCTTCTCTCACCAACATCACAGTGCTCAAGAAGATTAGCTTTGCGTTTAATCGTATCCATGGCAGCATCCCTGATGAGCTCGCAAAGTTGGACGGGCTAGAGATTCTGTACGTGGGCAGTAATAATTTGGTTGGCAGATTTCCAGCAGCCATCCTTAATCTTACCAGTCTCATTGGCCTGGGACTCAATACCAATATGTTAGGTGGTGAGCTGCCTCCTGATCTCGGCAACTCTCTACCTAATCTCCAAATACTCTCGTTTGCCCAGAACTTCTTTCATGGCAAAATCCCACATTCGTTTGTAAACATGTCCAATGTACAAGTATTCGACATATCAACGAATAATTTTACCGGGGTTGTGCCAAGCTCCATCGGCAGACTCTCTAAACTTGTCGAGTTCAGTATTCAGATGAATAAACTCGAAGCAAGCCACAAGCAAGAGTGGGAGTTTATGATTAGCTTATCCAACTGTACTGAGCTACAAGTTCTATCGTTAGCAAGCAATCACTTACAAGGTCATGTGCCAAGTGCGTTGAGCAACCTTTCCATTCAACTTCAGCATCTATATTTGGGACAAAATCAATTGGAGGGAAGTTTTCCTTCCGGCATAGCCAACCTCCCAAATCTGATCATTATGGGATTGGATTACAATCGATTTACAGGCATGGTGCCACCATGGCTTGGATCTTTCAAAAAATTGCAAAAACTAAGCTTATCCACTAACATGTTTACAGGCAACATTccttcttccctttccaacttGTCTCAATTAACAGAACTCCTTCTAGACACAAACCGATTCAGTGGGCACATACCCACAGGCTTGGGAAACTTTCAATCGCTTGCAACACTAAGCATTTCCAATAATAATCTTCATGGTGGGGTACCAGAGGGGATCTTCAGAATCCCAACAATCGCGCAAGTTGGGTTATCGTCTAACAACCTTCATGGGCAACTTCCTGCCGAAGTAGGCAAAGCCAAGCAGCTCATGATTTTGTTGCTTTCATCCAACAAGTTATCTGGAGATATTCCTAGCACTTTGGGCGATTGCAGAAGTTTGGAAGACATTGAGTTGGACAACAATATTTTCAATGGAAGCATCCCGACTTCATTTGGCAACCTATTTAGCCTAAAAATTCTCAACTTGTCATACAATAACCTAACTGGACCAATACCAGATTCTCTTGGCAAACTTGAGCTTCTTGAACAACTAGATTTTTCATTCAACCATCTTGAGGGTAAGGTTCCAATACATGGAATATTCATGAACACAACTGCCACGCATATTGATGGAAATAAGGGCCTTTGTGGTGGTTCAGCAGACTTACACTTGCCTGCATGTTCTGTACTGTCTTTAAGTTCATCAAAACACAACCTATCTTTAGTACTCAAAGTAGCGATCCCACTCACCTGTATCCTTTCACTTTCTATGGTGATCTTTCTCTTATTTCAATGGAGGAAAAACTATATGAGAAGATCTATGCATATGTATTCGCCCTCATTCGATAGCAAATTCCCAAAAGTTTCTTACAAAGACCTTGCCACAGCAACAGATGGATTCTCAGCATCCAATTTGATTGGGAAGGGAAGATACAGTTCTGTGTATAGAGGGGAAATACTTCAAGATAAAAATGTGGTTGCCGTAAAAGTATTTTGCTTAGAAACAAGGGGAGCCCAAAAGAGCTTCATTGCAGAGTGCAATGCGTTGAGAAATGTTCGACACCGTAATCTAGTCCGTATCTTAACTGCATGTTCTAGCATCGATTCTAGTGGAAATGATTTTAAAGCACTAGTGTATGAGTTCATGCCAAAAGGGGATTTGCATAACTTTCTATACTCAATGGAAGACGATGGGAACTCTTCAAAATTACGCTACATATCACTAGCTCAAAGGTTAAGCCTTGTGGTAGATATATCAGATGCAGTTGCGTACCTGCACCATAACCACCACGGAAGTATTGTTCATTGTGATCTCAAACCTAGCAACATTCTTCTGGATAGTGACATGGTAGCTCATGTTGGAGATTTTGGACTTGCAAGGTTGCAAGTCTATCCCGAACCATCATCCTCTGGTAACTCGACATTGAGTTCTTCGGTTGCGATAAGGGGAACCATAGGATATGTTGCTCCAG AATATGGCGGGGGTGGTCAAGTTTCTACTGCCGCAGATGTTTACAGCTTTGGGGTCATTCTACTCGAAATATTCATCCGAAAGAGCCCAACAGATGACACGTTCAAGGATGGATTGAGCATTGCAAAGTTTGCAGAGATCAACTTCCCTGACAAGATGTTGCAGATTGTCGATCCACAATTGGCACAAGAGTTGTACCTACGCCAAGAAGCTCCCGTGGCTGATGACAGTGCAGTACATTGTTTACGTTCTGTGCTTGATGTTGGCCTTTGCTGCACCAAGTCATCTCCAAGAGAACGCATCAGCATGGAGGAGGTGGCTGCCAAGCTGCATCGGATCACGGACGCATCAtgcatatatgggaacttgagagGAACCTGA